The Spirochaetae bacterium HGW-Spirochaetae-1 genome includes a region encoding these proteins:
- a CDS encoding Mg2+/Co2+ transporter, producing MLGLLKKIRNIDREGYRPGFGALEIFRFIGPGLLVTVGFIDPGNWASNIAAGAEYGYSLLWMVTLSTIMLIILQHNVAHLGIASGLCLSEAATIHTPLAVSRTVLATAMLASISTSLAEIMGGAIALQMLFEVPIAAGSFMMLIFVVVMLFTNSYRIIEKVIVGFVSVIGLAFLYELTLVDIDWVQAGKCWVTPSFPEGSMLIIMSVLGAVVMPHNLFLHSEIIQSRQWNLEDKKIIKKQLDYEFADTLFSMGIGWAINSAMILLAAATFFRAGTVVEELQQAQSLLAPLLGGHAALVFAVALLFAGAASTITSAMAGGTIFAGIYEEPYDIKDNHSRLGVAISLVGAYIIILLVGNPFRALIISQMILSMQLPITIFLQIYLTSSKKVMGEYANTLFHRILLWSVALVVTILNVMLLISFFR from the coding sequence ATGCTGGGTCTTCTGAAAAAAATACGGAACATCGACCGTGAGGGCTACCGGCCGGGCTTCGGGGCCCTGGAGATTTTCAGGTTCATCGGCCCGGGTCTCCTGGTGACCGTCGGCTTCATCGATCCCGGGAACTGGGCCTCAAACATCGCCGCCGGGGCCGAGTACGGCTACAGTCTCCTCTGGATGGTAACCCTTTCCACTATCATGCTCATTATTCTCCAGCATAACGTCGCCCACCTGGGCATCGCCTCGGGGCTGTGTCTCTCCGAGGCAGCGACGATTCACACGCCTCTCGCGGTTTCAAGGACAGTCCTGGCTACGGCAATGCTGGCATCCATATCCACATCACTGGCGGAAATCATGGGCGGAGCCATCGCCCTGCAGATGCTTTTTGAAGTTCCCATTGCCGCCGGTTCTTTCATGATGCTCATCTTTGTAGTCGTTATGCTCTTTACCAACTCTTATAGAATAATTGAAAAAGTCATTGTGGGGTTTGTCTCGGTCATAGGGCTTGCCTTCCTATATGAGCTTACCCTGGTGGACATCGACTGGGTTCAGGCCGGGAAGTGCTGGGTGACGCCGTCATTCCCCGAAGGCTCCATGCTCATTATCATGAGCGTCCTGGGCGCCGTGGTCATGCCCCACAACCTGTTTCTCCATTCCGAGATCATCCAGAGCCGGCAGTGGAACCTCGAGGATAAAAAAATAATCAAAAAGCAGCTGGATTATGAGTTCGCCGACACCCTCTTTTCCATGGGAATCGGGTGGGCCATCAACAGCGCCATGATTCTCCTGGCCGCCGCCACCTTTTTCAGGGCCGGGACCGTTGTCGAAGAACTGCAGCAGGCCCAGTCGCTCCTGGCGCCGCTCCTGGGCGGCCATGCGGCCCTTGTTTTCGCCGTGGCCCTTCTTTTTGCCGGGGCAGCCTCCACCATAACATCGGCCATGGCCGGCGGCACCATCTTCGCCGGGATATACGAGGAGCCTTATGACATTAAGGACAATCATTCACGCCTGGGGGTGGCCATATCCCTCGTGGGGGCCTATATCATCATCCTCCTGGTGGGCAATCCCTTCAGGGCTCTCATCATCTCGCAGATGATCCTGAGCATGCAGCTTCCCATAACTATTTTTCTCCAGATATACCTCACGTCATCAAAAAAGGTCATGGGTGAATATGCCAATACACTCTTTCACCGGATTCTTCTCTGGTCGGTGGCCTTGGTAGTAACGATCCTCAACGTGATGCTCCTCATAAGTTTTTTCCGTTAA
- a CDS encoding cytochrome C: MIRKTTTLFFIFSLIAGFLYADTFTKKDVERWKNEFDAAARYGRQLFEDSAEYKLGTNKVACAQCHPNAANTHPETYPKFQKQLGKVISLAEMVNWCIINPLEGKPLKLDSKEMVALLAYICSERKGVKMDPGKH; encoded by the coding sequence ATGATAAGAAAAACCACAACACTGTTTTTTATTTTTTCATTAATTGCAGGATTTCTCTATGCAGATACTTTCACAAAGAAAGATGTTGAAAGATGGAAGAATGAATTCGATGCAGCCGCAAGATACGGCCGCCAGTTATTTGAAGATTCCGCTGAATATAAACTGGGGACCAATAAAGTTGCCTGCGCTCAATGTCATCCTAACGCCGCCAATACTCATCCTGAAACTTATCCCAAATTTCAGAAGCAGCTTGGAAAGGTAATCTCCCTTGCCGAGATGGTGAACTGGTGCATCATAAATCCTCTTGAGGGTAAACCCCTCAAGCTTGATTCAAAGGAGATGGTCGCTCTTCTGGCCTATATATGCTCTGAGAGGAAAGGGGTGAAGATGGATCCGGGGAAGCATTAA
- a CDS encoding serine/threonine protein phosphatase: MLKQFSRRNFLKNSAMGFALSVLPLTLVKIVTGETNDKKTKSDNEKSDFTFAYISDAHIQQIKGNKFVRNWDQGLKLAVSQAILLTPKPDFLMFGGDLAQLGKKEEIDHGAEILSACKIKTHYVMGEHDYYLDLGEYWGKLFGKHYYSFEHKGVHFVVLNSVLTYDKWINKWPSPEERMNQMAGLDNPNGSPFMVGDKQLDWLRKDLAGIKKDTPVIVFSHSPLQKIYKGWNFWTDDAEKVQAILRPFANVTVIYGHVHQIQYNQIGNISFNSVMATAWPWPYPQSYALAKSELPVVTVPMNRADPFFERDATGWQFIDVNSGRITTKYILPDNTNRIVKYNTATRRMEDVKFQNNRIDAQEHY; this comes from the coding sequence ATGTTAAAACAATTTAGCCGAAGAAACTTCCTGAAGAATAGCGCCATGGGTTTTGCTTTGTCAGTTTTGCCGTTAACTCTGGTTAAAATTGTTACAGGTGAAACGAATGACAAAAAAACAAAATCGGATAATGAGAAATCTGATTTTACATTCGCATATATTTCCGATGCCCACATCCAGCAGATTAAAGGGAATAAATTTGTGAGGAACTGGGACCAGGGTCTGAAACTGGCCGTGTCCCAGGCTATTCTGTTGACGCCAAAGCCCGATTTTTTAATGTTCGGAGGCGATCTTGCACAACTTGGTAAAAAAGAAGAGATAGATCACGGCGCGGAAATATTGTCGGCCTGCAAAATCAAGACTCATTATGTTATGGGCGAGCACGATTACTATCTTGACCTGGGAGAATACTGGGGAAAACTTTTCGGAAAGCATTATTACAGCTTTGAGCATAAGGGAGTTCACTTTGTCGTATTGAACAGTGTTCTGACATATGACAAATGGATTAACAAGTGGCCGAGCCCGGAAGAACGGATGAACCAGATGGCAGGCCTTGACAATCCCAACGGCTCTCCATTCATGGTCGGGGATAAACAGCTGGACTGGCTGAGGAAAGATCTTGCCGGAATTAAAAAAGACACACCGGTAATTGTTTTTTCACATTCCCCCCTTCAAAAGATTTATAAGGGGTGGAATTTCTGGACTGATGATGCCGAGAAGGTCCAGGCTATCCTTCGGCCATTCGCTAATGTCACTGTCATTTACGGGCATGTCCATCAGATTCAGTACAATCAGATAGGCAATATTTCTTTCAATTCGGTGATGGCAACGGCATGGCCATGGCCCTATCCTCAATCTTACGCGCTTGCTAAAAGCGAACTTCCGGTGGTGACTGTGCCAATGAACAGGGCGGACCCGTTTTTTGAAAGGGACGCTACAGGCTGGCAATTTATTGATGTCAACTCAGGAAGAATCACCACAAAATATATATTGCCGGATAATACAAACCGTATTGTAAAATATAACACGGCAACAAGAAGGATGGAGGATGTCAAATTTCAGAACAACAGAATTGATGCCCAGGAACATTATTAA
- a CDS encoding cytochrome-c peroxidase produces MSGCKDKPKFLLSEFLEKDLILGLPQLELPKDNPITKEKVLLGEKLFTDSRFSSTGKVSCSTCHLQERGFTDSPLKTSEGIDKKTGTRNAPTIINAAYNLTQFWDGRSPDLEDQALHPFVNPVEMGLKDHNPILKIVRSDPEYIKAFKNVFDIPPEKITITHVVKSIAAFERVIISSNSRFDRWYFKGEDVLTSQEKKGFDIFVNKGRCLSCHVVEYTTALFTDGKFHNVGVGINNVSEEDIARLSKEFLNADYNKETVDQKVLADLKTSELGRFAVTRNLSELGAFKTPTLRDIALTSPYMHDGSLKTLEEVVDHYNRGGASSDNEKINPYLSGGIRPLNLSADEKRSLVAFLKTMTGKKFEKFL; encoded by the coding sequence ATGTCGGGGTGTAAAGATAAGCCGAAGTTTCTACTGTCCGAATTTCTGGAAAAAGATTTAATTTTAGGATTGCCTCAACTTGAATTGCCGAAAGATAATCCCATCACCAAAGAAAAGGTTCTCCTCGGAGAGAAACTGTTCACGGATTCCAGGTTTAGTTCCACCGGTAAAGTATCATGCTCAACATGCCATCTCCAGGAAAGGGGTTTCACAGACAGCCCCCTCAAAACATCGGAAGGAATTGATAAAAAAACCGGAACCCGCAACGCGCCCACTATCATAAATGCAGCTTATAACCTGACTCAGTTCTGGGACGGCCGCTCTCCTGATCTTGAGGATCAGGCCCTTCATCCATTTGTCAATCCTGTTGAAATGGGCCTTAAAGATCACAACCCCATACTCAAAATTGTCAGGTCGGACCCCGAATATATCAAGGCCTTTAAGAATGTCTTTGATATTCCTCCTGAAAAAATTACAATCACTCATGTTGTAAAATCCATTGCCGCCTTTGAAAGGGTGATAATTTCATCTAATAGCCGGTTCGATCGCTGGTATTTTAAAGGCGAAGATGTGCTTACCAGTCAGGAAAAAAAAGGTTTCGATATTTTTGTAAATAAAGGCAGATGTCTGTCCTGCCATGTAGTTGAATATACAACTGCCTTGTTTACTGACGGCAAATTTCATAATGTCGGTGTCGGGATCAATAATGTTTCGGAAGAGGATATTGCGCGCCTCAGCAAAGAATTTTTAAATGCTGATTACAATAAAGAAACCGTTGATCAGAAAGTGCTGGCCGATTTAAAGACATCGGAACTCGGACGCTTCGCTGTGACCAGAAATCTATCGGAGCTTGGCGCTTTTAAAACACCGACACTCAGGGATATCGCTTTAACATCGCCTTATATGCACGATGGTTCACTGAAAACACTTGAGGAAGTGGTAGACCATTACAACAGGGGCGGCGCCAGCTCTGATAATGAAAAAATTAATCCTTATTTAAGCGGAGGGATAAGGCCCCTTAATTTATCCGCTGATGAAAAAAGGTCACTGGTCGCGTTTCTGAAGACTATGACCGGTAAAAAATTTGAGAAATTTCTATAG
- a CDS encoding acetyl-CoA synthetase: MNDDAIRIIKKAKKDQGWVMEPQAKEIFSISGLKTTNYRWARTSDEALKAAKAIGFPVTAKIVSPQIVHKTEVHGVILNIMNNEDLISSYNRLSLLAGFSGVIIEGMEKGVELIIGSKNDHQFGPVILVGLGGTSVEIYRDVSILMAPAREKEITAALNSLQGSKLLRGYRGAEAINFPKLTALIKKFSMLAWELREYVDSIDCNPVFASERGTVIADARFILK; this comes from the coding sequence ATGAATGACGATGCCATCAGAATAATTAAAAAAGCGAAGAAGGACCAGGGATGGGTGATGGAGCCCCAGGCAAAGGAAATTTTTTCCATATCCGGCCTTAAAACAACCAATTACCGGTGGGCGAGAACCAGTGATGAAGCCCTGAAGGCGGCGAAAGCAATCGGCTTTCCCGTTACAGCAAAAATAGTATCGCCGCAGATCGTACACAAGACCGAGGTTCATGGCGTAATTCTGAATATCATGAATAACGAGGACCTGATTTCTTCATATAACCGTCTTTCATTGCTGGCGGGTTTCAGCGGGGTGATAATCGAGGGGATGGAGAAGGGCGTTGAGCTCATTATAGGCTCAAAAAATGATCATCAGTTCGGCCCGGTAATTCTGGTTGGCCTGGGCGGCACGTCCGTGGAAATTTACCGCGATGTTTCCATTCTCATGGCGCCGGCCCGGGAAAAAGAGATAACTGCCGCCCTGAATTCTCTCCAGGGATCTAAACTTCTCAGGGGTTACCGCGGAGCCGAAGCCATTAATTTTCCGAAACTGACAGCCCTGATAAAAAAATTTTCCATGCTGGCCTGGGAACTGCGGGAGTATGTCGATTCCATCGACTGTAACCCGGTGTTCGCGTCGGAACGGGGGACGGTAATCGCTGATGCCAGGTTTATTCTGAAATAA
- a CDS encoding CoA-binding protein has product MGMNLTKIFKPQTMAIIGVSLSNPFNPANVIYNKNRHHCTAETYGVNPRGGELYGQKIYASISEIPVPVDLAVISVKADFVPQVIKECIKFGVGGAIIISGGFTESGKQDLEKEIRDTAVKNDFPVIGPNCLGVMSYPHVDTFFLSRERLIALNPGNVSLISQSGGILVDQLIKLTQEGVGIARAVSIGNKAVLDEVDILEYLNTDRDTDVIGIYVEGFKEDRGRKFIETADSMKKPVIIIKSGKTPGGTRAVSSHTASIAGDYTTFCQVVAKSRAIEATSENEFVSFCEVLSNYPGKRVTNTCIITASGGHGAMASDGLYDTGIMIPEIPEGDRTRLKALVSENIRDIASFSNPVDLTGSAGDIDFVESVKFFFSTDYIDCVLLLLLPYLPGISTDIGSRISELVRTFKKPLVVYIPHVDKYDIFIEGFEGNGIPVAHSVEGAVNMVKAIAGEKI; this is encoded by the coding sequence ATGGGCATGAACCTGACAAAAATATTCAAACCGCAGACAATGGCGATAATCGGCGTTTCTTTGAGCAATCCCTTTAACCCGGCCAATGTAATCTACAATAAGAACAGGCATCACTGCACGGCCGAAACTTATGGGGTCAATCCCCGGGGCGGTGAGCTCTATGGTCAGAAAATCTATGCATCCATTTCGGAAATACCCGTCCCGGTCGATCTGGCGGTAATCAGCGTTAAGGCTGATTTTGTGCCGCAGGTCATTAAGGAATGCATCAAATTCGGTGTCGGCGGCGCCATCATTATCTCGGGGGGCTTCACTGAATCGGGAAAACAGGATCTTGAAAAGGAGATCCGTGACACTGCCGTCAAAAATGATTTTCCCGTTATTGGACCCAACTGTCTCGGCGTCATGTCGTATCCTCATGTGGATACCTTTTTCCTTTCCCGTGAACGGCTCATCGCCCTCAATCCCGGTAATGTATCCCTGATAAGCCAGAGTGGCGGCATTCTCGTGGACCAGCTCATCAAGCTTACGCAGGAGGGCGTGGGAATTGCCAGAGCAGTAAGCATCGGCAACAAGGCCGTTCTCGACGAGGTGGACATACTGGAATATCTTAATACCGACAGGGACACCGATGTAATCGGGATATATGTCGAGGGCTTTAAAGAGGACCGGGGAAGAAAATTCATCGAAACAGCCGACAGTATGAAGAAGCCCGTCATAATTATCAAGTCGGGCAAAACCCCCGGAGGCACCCGCGCCGTCAGTTCTCACACCGCTTCAATTGCCGGCGACTACACCACGTTTTGCCAGGTTGTCGCAAAGAGCCGGGCCATAGAGGCGACAAGCGAAAACGAATTTGTGTCCTTCTGTGAAGTGTTGTCCAACTATCCCGGGAAAAGGGTCACCAATACCTGTATCATAACCGCCAGCGGCGGGCACGGCGCCATGGCAAGCGACGGCCTGTATGATACGGGAATCATGATCCCGGAGATTCCCGAAGGTGACCGGACCCGTCTTAAAGCGCTGGTTTCGGAAAACATCAGGGATATTGCTTCATTTTCCAATCCCGTCGATCTCACGGGGAGCGCAGGCGATATTGATTTCGTTGAATCGGTGAAGTTTTTCTTTTCCACCGATTACATCGATTGCGTGCTGCTCCTGCTGCTTCCGTACCTGCCGGGAATCAGCACCGATATCGGCTCAAGAATTTCCGAGCTGGTCAGGACTTTTAAAAAGCCCCTCGTGGTCTACATCCCCCATGTGGATAAATATGATATTTTTATCGAAGGCTTTGAGGGGAACGGCATTCCTGTGGCGCATTCCGTTGAGGGCGCCGTTAATATGGTGAAAGCAATAGCCGGAGAGAAAATATGA
- a CDS encoding epimerase has product MKDRKNVLLTGASGSMGNAAFHELLKNIDDINLTLFLRPSRKNRRMFNKYSGTVSIVWGDVRNYALVREAVRGQEYILHPAALISPKADHYPDKAYQVNAGGAENIIRAIKEEPNGAERIKVAMIGSVAQYGDRLPPIHRIRTGDPMAPSRFDFYGTTKIAAERMLIESGIKHWVSLRQTYIAIPDSMSLMDPIMFHQPIEQHIELNTAADAGYGLSRIIDIPDNSDFWRRIYNMAGGESCRVIYIDYMNQMMNLMGMGDFRRVVNRDWFCLRNFHCGYFEDSHILHRYLGNQRQSINDHYRQVKEAMAWYVPLGRYVPKPVIKNLVMRPMALRKDGPLYWKKNAEKMAGRVTAFFGSYERSLQIGDWNDVPVINAESRLLDHGYDTSVAVEALTINELREAARFRGGELLSPSYNEDRDEKLTWKCAFGHEFKASTTLTLLGGHWCPHCEAPGWNHDAIARKNPFFAQVHYNSHHPEESNHFDEEICQAMVV; this is encoded by the coding sequence ATGAAGGACCGAAAAAATGTATTGCTGACAGGCGCATCAGGTTCAATGGGTAATGCAGCCTTTCATGAGTTGTTAAAAAATATTGATGATATCAATCTGACCCTTTTTCTGCGGCCCAGCAGGAAAAACAGAAGAATGTTTAATAAATATAGCGGTACGGTTTCCATTGTCTGGGGTGATGTCAGAAACTATGCATTGGTCCGGGAAGCAGTTCGCGGCCAGGAGTATATCCTTCATCCTGCTGCCCTTATTTCACCGAAAGCGGACCATTATCCGGATAAAGCATATCAGGTCAATGCCGGTGGCGCTGAGAATATTATAAGAGCGATAAAAGAAGAGCCCAATGGCGCCGAACGGATCAAGGTCGCAATGATCGGTTCTGTTGCCCAGTATGGAGACAGGCTTCCCCCCATTCACCGTATACGAACCGGTGACCCCATGGCCCCTTCACGTTTTGATTTTTATGGCACGACTAAAATTGCCGCTGAGCGGATGCTTATTGAATCGGGCATCAAACACTGGGTCTCGCTTCGTCAGACGTATATTGCCATTCCCGACTCCATGTCCCTTATGGACCCCATTATGTTTCATCAGCCCATTGAACAGCACATTGAGCTGAATACGGCAGCTGATGCTGGATACGGTCTTTCGCGGATTATTGACATTCCCGATAATTCTGATTTCTGGCGGCGCATTTATAACATGGCCGGTGGAGAATCCTGCCGGGTTATTTATATCGATTATATGAACCAGATGATGAACCTTATGGGTATGGGTGATTTCCGAAGAGTAGTGAACCGAGACTGGTTCTGCCTGCGGAACTTTCATTGCGGCTATTTTGAAGACTCCCACATCCTTCACCGGTACCTGGGCAACCAGCGGCAGTCTATTAATGACCACTACCGGCAGGTAAAGGAAGCTATGGCCTGGTATGTACCTCTGGGAAGATATGTGCCGAAACCGGTGATTAAAAATCTGGTCATGAGGCCCATGGCTTTACGGAAAGACGGCCCCCTTTATTGGAAAAAAAATGCCGAAAAAATGGCGGGAAGGGTTACCGCATTTTTCGGATCATATGAACGATCTCTGCAGATAGGAGACTGGAATGATGTGCCGGTTATAAACGCCGAATCAAGACTTCTGGATCACGGATACGATACATCGGTGGCTGTTGAGGCCCTTACCATCAATGAGCTTCGTGAAGCGGCCCGTTTCAGGGGAGGAGAACTGCTCTCACCGTCCTATAACGAAGACCGTGATGAAAAACTTACATGGAAATGCGCCTTTGGCCATGAGTTCAAAGCCAGTACAACCCTGACCCTCCTGGGTGGTCACTGGTGCCCCCACTGCGAGGCCCCGGGATGGAATCATGATGCAATTGCGCGAAAAAATCCCTTTTTCGCCCAGGTGCATTACAATTCCCATCATCCGGAAGAGTCCAATCATTTCGACGAGGAAATCTGCCAGGCAATGGTGGTATAG
- a CDS encoding short chain dehydrogenase: MSKTILITGASSGIGQALSYILAEKGYNLALAARSIDVLEKMKGELTGKYPAIKVEVRKLDVTDYTAVPRVMNELAEVLGGLDIIYANAGIDEVGKVGTGIFEKHRKNIEVNLLGAIATVEAAVEYFKKRGQGHVMATSSIAEYRGLPNNSSYCAAKAGISIFCEAARAELHGTKIKITVLSPGFIDTPINRKMKSRPFVIDVEKGARAIARLMEKQVKRSTVPVFPWNLVRRLLRILPTGMIAKM, translated from the coding sequence ATGTCAAAAACCATACTCATCACCGGGGCCAGTTCCGGCATAGGACAGGCCCTGTCATACATCCTGGCAGAAAAGGGATACAACCTGGCCCTGGCCGCGCGGAGCATCGATGTCCTGGAGAAAATGAAAGGCGAGCTGACAGGCAAATATCCTGCAATAAAAGTGGAAGTACGGAAACTCGACGTTACGGACTATACGGCGGTGCCCCGGGTCATGAACGAACTGGCAGAAGTTCTGGGCGGCCTTGATATCATTTACGCCAACGCCGGCATCGACGAGGTGGGCAAAGTGGGCACGGGAATCTTCGAGAAGCACCGGAAGAACATCGAGGTCAACCTCCTGGGCGCCATCGCCACGGTGGAGGCCGCCGTGGAATACTTCAAAAAGCGCGGACAGGGACACGTCATGGCCACATCATCCATTGCCGAGTACCGGGGTCTTCCCAACAATTCATCGTACTGCGCGGCCAAGGCTGGCATCAGCATCTTCTGCGAGGCGGCACGGGCCGAGCTGCACGGCACGAAAATAAAGATCACGGTCCTTTCACCGGGCTTCATCGACACGCCCATCAACCGAAAGATGAAATCGCGGCCCTTCGTCATCGATGTGGAAAAGGGAGCGCGCGCCATCGCCCGGCTCATGGAAAAACAGGTGAAGCGCTCAACAGTACCCGTGTTTCCCTGGAACCTGGTGCGCCGCCTCCTGAGAATACTTCCCACGGGGATGATCGCGAAGATGTGA
- a CDS encoding glutathione peroxidase, giving the protein MSALYDITVKTNALLNRSMGEYKGKVLLIVNTASKCGFTPQYDGLQALYAKHREEGFELLAFPCNQFMEQEPGDNSAIKEFCSVNFNITFPIFDKVDVKGDAIHPLYAFLTTAKRGILGTKAVKWNFTKFLVDRTGNVVKRYAPATKPEKIEGDIEKLLREK; this is encoded by the coding sequence ATGTCAGCCTTATACGATATCACGGTAAAAACAAACGCCTTGCTGAACAGATCCATGGGCGAATACAAAGGAAAGGTGCTGCTCATCGTGAACACGGCCAGCAAGTGCGGGTTTACGCCCCAGTACGACGGTCTTCAGGCCCTCTATGCAAAGCACCGGGAAGAAGGTTTCGAGCTATTAGCCTTCCCGTGCAACCAGTTCATGGAACAGGAACCGGGAGATAACAGCGCGATAAAGGAATTCTGTTCCGTGAACTTCAACATTACCTTCCCCATATTCGACAAGGTGGATGTGAAGGGCGATGCGATCCATCCTCTCTACGCCTTTCTCACCACGGCGAAACGGGGAATCCTGGGAACAAAGGCCGTTAAATGGAACTTCACGAAATTTCTCGTGGACCGTACGGGAAACGTAGTCAAACGCTACGCGCCTGCGACAAAACCGGAAAAGATCGAGGGAGATATTGAGAAGCTTCTCAGAGAGAAATAG
- a CDS encoding MarR family transcriptional regulator, translated as MKDEYLRLDNQLCFLFYSVSRAMTRMYGPLLAELGITYPQYLTMLILWESDHVEVNRITELLHMDTGTVSPMLKRLETGGFIIRERSKEDERKVIISLTKKGANLKARAAGVPEELFCRTGLSAEEYHRFKKELADLLLRMEGKSECGGAAPR; from the coding sequence ATGAAAGACGAATATCTCCGCCTCGACAACCAGCTCTGTTTTCTGTTCTATTCCGTTTCGCGGGCCATGACGCGGATGTATGGCCCGCTCCTTGCGGAACTGGGTATCACCTACCCCCAGTACCTGACCATGCTCATTCTCTGGGAGAGCGACCACGTGGAGGTGAACCGCATAACAGAGCTGCTTCACATGGACACGGGAACCGTAAGCCCCATGCTTAAAAGGCTCGAGACGGGCGGCTTCATTATCCGTGAACGGTCAAAGGAGGATGAGCGGAAGGTCATCATTTCCCTCACGAAGAAAGGGGCGAATCTGAAAGCGCGGGCCGCAGGTGTTCCCGAGGAACTATTCTGCCGGACCGGCCTTAGCGCTGAAGAGTATCACCGGTTTAAAAAGGAACTGGCGGATCTTCTCCTGCGCATGGAGGGCAAATCGGAATGCGGCGGAGCCGCCCCACGGTAA